The Terriglobales bacterium sequence CGTTGCCAAACCTCCCGCCCAGCCAAATACTGCTGATAACCTCTAATTGGACAGAAGCCGCATCAGCCGGGGCAAAAGAAACGGCCTTCGGGCCGTCGCCCGGGTACCTTTTCGCGGTGGCTTAAGTGCCGCGCTACACAGCCGCAACAGAAAGAATGGGAACGCATGGCCAACAAGAAAGAGCTGTTGTCAAAACAACGCGAAGAACTCCTCCGCACGCTGAAAACCCGGTTTGAGCAGAACCTGCAACGCCATAAAGGGCTCGAATGGGCCAGCGTTCAGGCCCGTCTCGAAGCGAATCCGGAAAAGCTTTGGTCTCTCAACGAAATGGAAAAGACCGGAGGGGAACCCGACGTCGTCGGCCACGACAAAAAGACGGGCGAATACATCTTCTACGACTGCTCCGCCGAAAGTCCGAAGGCCCGCCGCAGCGCCTGCTACGACCGTGAGGCCCTCAATGCAAGAAAGGAAAACAAGCCTAAGGCGAACGCCGTCGACATGGCCGTGGCCATGGGCATCGAACTCTTAACCGAGGATGAGTATCGCGAGTTGCAGAAGCTGGGAGAGTTCGACACGAAAACCTCCAGTTGGGTGAAAACCCCTGACGCGATCAGAGACCTCGGAGGCGCCCTCTTCTGCGATCGCCGCTACAACACCGTCTTCCTCTATCACAACGGCGCCGAATCCTACTACGCCGCCAGAGGATTCCGCGGGGTGCTTAAGGTCTAGTTTTAAAAAAGGAAAGCCCTTCCGTGAGGTGTCATGTATCTCGAAGGGCCAGACTGCCACTGGAGTGACGCCGCATGTGCTGGTCTCACCTTCGGCCTCTTTTACTAATATCCCGTCGTGAACGAAGCCATCAGAATGCTATTTCCCGTCGAGCTACTCTTATGCCGCTGGGCGTACAATGGTCGCGTTTACGGGAGCCGGTGCGATGGCCATCGTTTCTGGCATTCCGGAAAAACTCGGTCACTACCGTATCGACGAAAAAATCGGCGAAGGTGGCATGGGAGTAGTGTTCCGTGCCTTCGACGAGCGCCTCGAGCGCGAAGTTGCCGTGAAAGTGCTTCCTTCGGGGGCCTTGACCGATGAAACGGCTCATAAGCGTTTTCGAAAAGAAGCGCTCCTCCTCTCCAAGCTAAACCACCCAAACATCGCTACGGTTCATGACTTCGGATCTCAAGACGGAGTCGAATTCTTAGTAATGGAATTAATTGAAGGTGCGACGCTAACCGAGAAACTTGGCGGCCGGTCGATGGCGGAGAAAGAGGTCGTTGCCCTCGGAGCACAGTTGGCCGAAGGGTTGTCCGCAGCGCACGAGCACGGCATCGTCCATCGCGATCTCAAACCCGGCAACCTGCGCCTCAGTAGCGACGGTCGTCTAAAGATCCTCGATTTCGGTCTGGCAAAACTTCGCGGATCGGCGGCCGCTCTTGCCAACACAGAGAGTCTGTGTGAAACGCTTCACATCACCGGCACGCTGCCTTATATGGCTCCCGAGCAAATCTTGGGCGGAGAAGTGGATGCGCGCACCGATCTATACGCTGCTGGATTGGTGCTGTTTGAAATGGCGACCGGGAAACGCGCCTTCGACAACGCGAGCCAATACCAGATGCTCGGTGCCATTCTCCATGACACCCCTCTGCCTGCTACCAAGCTCAATCCGAGACTCTCGGCGGAACTCGAGAGAATCATTGGCAAGTGTCTTGAAAAGGACCCAAACAATCGCTACCAATCTGCGAAGGAACTCAATGTCGACCTGCGTCGTATGGAAACGCCGTCTATCACAGCACCATTTCCAAGCTTGCGCCGTCGGTCTGCACATTTACCAATACTCGCAACAGTGATCGTGCTCTTCGTGGTGCTGACATTGCTGGCCTACCTGCGTTTTCACGAGAAGAACGCAGCCAACTACCCCCAAGTGCGCTCGATCGCCATTCTTCCTTTCCAGAATTTATCGGGCGATTCAAAGCAGGACTACCTTGTGGATGGCATTCATGAGGAACTCACAATCGCCTTTTCGCAAATCACCGCACTTACGGTGAAATCACGGACCTCCACACTCCGATACCGCGATAACTCCAAAACGGTCCCTGCAATTGCGCGCGAACTCGGGGTTGACGCGCTGGTTGAGGGTTCCGTGCGCCGCTCTGAGAACGCACTGGCGGTCTCTGTTCAGCTCATAGACGCTGTTCAAGACCGCCCTATTTGGTCGAAGAGTTATGAGCGACAGCTTACGGACGTTATTCCGATGCAAAACGAGATTGCCCTTGAGGTGGCGAGAGAAATCAACGTTGCGCTTACGCCGAGCGAGCAGTCTCGACTGCAATCGGCCCAATTGATCGATGCGCAAGCATACGAACTGTACCGTCAGGCTCGGTACTACTCGGCGCAGCTTACAGTTGATTCCGTTCCGAAGGCCCTCTCCCGGTTCGAGCAGTCGCTTGCGAAGGCTCCTCGGTTTGCCGCTGCTTACGCCGGTTTAGCCGATCTCTATCTCAGCTCTCCAGGACGCCAGGTGCCCGGCTTGAATGATCAACGCGCTCTGCAATTGGCTGAAGGCGC is a genomic window containing:
- a CDS encoding DUF4256 domain-containing protein, whose amino-acid sequence is MANKKELLSKQREELLRTLKTRFEQNLQRHKGLEWASVQARLEANPEKLWSLNEMEKTGGEPDVVGHDKKTGEYIFYDCSAESPKARRSACYDREALNARKENKPKANAVDMAVAMGIELLTEDEYRELQKLGEFDTKTSSWVKTPDAIRDLGGALFCDRRYNTVFLYHNGAESYYAARGFRGVLKV
- a CDS encoding protein kinase, which produces MAIVSGIPEKLGHYRIDEKIGEGGMGVVFRAFDERLEREVAVKVLPSGALTDETAHKRFRKEALLLSKLNHPNIATVHDFGSQDGVEFLVMELIEGATLTEKLGGRSMAEKEVVALGAQLAEGLSAAHEHGIVHRDLKPGNLRLSSDGRLKILDFGLAKLRGSAAALANTESLCETLHITGTLPYMAPEQILGGEVDARTDLYAAGLVLFEMATGKRAFDNASQYQMLGAILHDTPLPATKLNPRLSAELERIIGKCLEKDPNNRYQSAKELNVDLRRMETPSITAPFPSLRRRSAHLPILATVIVLFVVLTLLAYLRFHEKNAANYPQVRSIAILPFQNLSGDSKQDYLVDGIHEELTIAFSQITALTVKSRTSTLRYRDNSKTVPAIARELGVDALVEGSVRRSENALAVSVQLIDAVQDRPIWSKSYERQLTDVIPMQNEIALEVAREINVALTPSEQSRLQSAQLIDAQAYELYRQARYYSAQLTVDSVPKALSRFEQSLAKAPRFAAAYAGLADLYLSSPGRQVPGLNDQRALQLAEGAARKAIDLDPVSAEAHTALAAVNSARFRPYTAERELRRALEINPNSVDAHLAFAFNAARLGRAQDAIMHAQRALELDPAFPLTSFKVAIVYHYLGQEERSLQQLQMLLKQTPNFPMAYYGMAMIRIWLGRYDQVNCDDPNIERAGRNPERLAFLTYCYAKVGRHQDAERVFRQLQTHPNFPQVYPRMLSLAYTALGDRDRAVKVLQDAWKARTPWIDEILLEPNDLDSDPRYQALLQAIRTQYQKDQT